The Rhizobium sp. BT03 genome has a window encoding:
- a CDS encoding metallophosphoesterase, with translation MKFAAIADIHGNHLALEAVLADIRAEGIEEIVNLGDFFSGPLDAGRTAELLMTLGLTSVCGNHDRYLIEQDPAAMHASDASAYRQLTPAHLDWIRSLPFDTVYRGEAYLCHATPKDDNLYWLESVSPEGFVFLKPIEAIEALAEGIDLPLILCGHSHLPRAVRLSDGRLIVNPGSVGCPAYDDVLPYYHTVEAGHPLASYAILEKTAAGWIWQFRTVAYDHMAMSVLATESGRADWASALAAGWVR, from the coding sequence ATGAAATTCGCCGCGATCGCCGACATTCACGGCAACCATCTGGCGCTTGAAGCCGTGCTGGCGGATATTCGCGCTGAAGGTATCGAGGAAATCGTCAATCTCGGCGATTTTTTCAGCGGTCCGCTCGATGCCGGCCGGACGGCGGAGCTGCTGATGACGCTCGGCCTGACCTCGGTTTGCGGCAATCATGACCGTTATCTGATCGAGCAGGATCCGGCGGCGATGCATGCCTCGGATGCCTCGGCCTATCGGCAACTGACGCCGGCCCATCTCGACTGGATCCGCAGCCTGCCGTTCGATACCGTCTATCGCGGCGAGGCCTATCTTTGCCACGCGACCCCGAAGGACGACAATCTCTATTGGCTGGAATCGGTCTCGCCCGAAGGATTCGTCTTCCTGAAGCCGATCGAGGCGATCGAGGCGCTGGCTGAGGGTATCGACCTGCCGCTGATCCTCTGCGGCCACAGCCATCTTCCCCGCGCCGTCCGGCTCTCCGACGGCCGCCTGATCGTCAATCCCGGCAGCGTCGGCTGCCCCGCCTATGACGATGTGCTGCCCTATTACCACACAGTCGAAGCCGGCCACCCGCTGGCGAGCTATGCCATTCTGGAAAAGACGGCAGCCGGATGGATATGGCAATTCCGAACCGTCGCCTACGACCATATGGCGATGTCGGTACTGGCCACCGAAAGCGGTCGTGCCGACTGGGCGAGTGCGCTGGCGGCGGGTTGGGTGAGATAG
- a CDS encoding ureidoglycolate lyase, whose protein sequence is MPEFLDIRPLTSAAFTAFGEVIEADPASMRLINGGTTERFHALAAAEAAGEGARVIINLFRGQPRSFPYDIDMMERHPFGSQSFSPVSGRPFLVVVAEDESGRPGRPQVFYARGDQGVNYRRNVWHHPLMALGQVSDFLVVDRDGPGNNLEEFFFETPFVIREPAP, encoded by the coding sequence ATGCCCGAATTTCTCGACATTCGCCCGCTCACCAGCGCTGCCTTCACTGCCTTCGGCGAGGTCATCGAAGCCGATCCGGCCTCGATGCGGCTCATCAATGGCGGCACGACGGAACGTTTTCATGCGCTGGCCGCGGCGGAAGCGGCGGGCGAGGGCGCGCGGGTCATCATCAATCTGTTTCGCGGCCAGCCGCGCAGTTTCCCCTATGATATCGACATGATGGAGCGCCATCCTTTCGGCAGCCAGAGCTTCTCACCGGTTTCCGGCCGTCCTTTTCTGGTTGTCGTCGCCGAGGACGAGAGCGGACGCCCGGGCAGGCCGCAGGTGTTTTACGCGCGGGGCGACCAGGGTGTGAACTACCGCCGCAATGTCTGGCATCATCCGCTGATGGCGCTTGGCCAAGTCTCCGATTTCCTGGTCGTCGATCGTGACGGGCCAGGCAACAATCTGGAGGAATTCTTCTTCGAAACCCCCTTCGTCATCAGAGAGCCAGCCCCATGA
- a CDS encoding DUF1045 domain-containing protein yields the protein MRYAICFTPPASDPLSLMAAHWLGRNVFSGDMLEPPAVRGLGIHEIAFHTAVPRRYGFHGVLKAPFHLCPELSESQLLRDLMCFSGTVLPFQIPRLEVARLGNFYSLLPSVPCEQIQYLASAIVQEFDRFRAPLSEAEIERSDPDGLSAAQFSNLHRWGNPYVMEEFRFHMPVTGPVNAIDMPRIEPALRTVFEAVLSEPVLVSNVALMIEEGTGGPFRVHSLHPMGKVSARKIA from the coding sequence ATGCGCTATGCCATTTGCTTCACGCCCCCGGCAAGCGACCCGCTATCGCTCATGGCCGCCCATTGGCTTGGCCGAAACGTGTTCTCAGGCGATATGCTGGAACCTCCGGCCGTCCGCGGCCTTGGCATTCACGAGATCGCCTTCCATACCGCCGTGCCGCGGCGCTATGGTTTTCACGGCGTTCTGAAGGCGCCGTTCCACCTGTGTCCGGAGCTGTCCGAATCGCAACTCCTGCGCGATCTCATGTGTTTTTCCGGAACTGTTCTTCCCTTCCAGATTCCGCGCCTCGAAGTCGCCCGGCTCGGCAATTTCTACAGCCTGCTGCCGAGCGTTCCCTGCGAGCAGATCCAATATCTCGCTTCGGCGATCGTGCAGGAATTCGATCGTTTCCGCGCGCCGCTCAGCGAAGCCGAGATCGAGCGCAGCGATCCGGACGGGCTGTCGGCCGCGCAGTTCTCAAACCTGCATCGCTGGGGCAATCCTTATGTGATGGAGGAGTTCCGCTTCCATATGCCGGTGACGGGTCCCGTCAACGCGATCGACATGCCGCGCATCGAGCCGGCGCTGCGGACGGTTTTCGAGGCTGTGCTCAGCGAACCGGTCCTGGTTTCCAACGTGGCGCTGATGATCGAGGAGGGCACCGGCGGGCCTTTCCGGGTTCATTCGCTGCATCCGATGGGCAAGGTCAGCGCCCGCAAGATCGCCTGA
- a CDS encoding FAD-binding oxidoreductase, whose amino-acid sequence MEKADNPRPVSGQSSCELLIVGGGIMGLWAAVHAERRGIDTIIADAGRLGGGASGGLLGALMPHMPDRWSEKKQFQFDALVSLEDEIATLEAATGLSAGYNRSGRLIPLPKPHLEIIARRHCEDAERHWQAGARRFHWHVLDAPPVGGWIEASAGESGFVHDTLAARVAPRSLIAALVALLRRSKHMRILEHATVANLEPDRGMAEIGGESIAFRHCILAAGHQSFPLLQGLTPGLKQPLGQPVKGQAALLKADIDPALPTIFLDGLYVVAHEGGYAAIGSTSENRFDDPTSTDTQLDALIAAAREIVPALRDAAVVERWAALRPKAIDRDPMIGRHPDHPRLIALTGGFKVSFGLAHRLAEAAICIAGDRDCGFLLPESFAISSHIAAASR is encoded by the coding sequence ATGGAAAAAGCCGATAATCCTCGGCCGGTCTCAGGTCAATCATCCTGCGAATTGCTGATCGTCGGCGGCGGCATCATGGGTCTCTGGGCAGCCGTCCATGCCGAGCGCCGCGGTATCGATACTATCATTGCCGACGCCGGCAGATTGGGCGGAGGCGCAAGCGGCGGCCTGCTCGGCGCGCTGATGCCGCATATGCCGGATCGGTGGTCTGAGAAGAAGCAGTTCCAATTCGATGCGCTGGTCTCCCTCGAAGACGAGATCGCCACGCTCGAAGCGGCGACCGGGCTTTCGGCCGGCTATAACAGGTCGGGACGGCTGATCCCGCTGCCGAAGCCGCATCTCGAGATAATCGCACGCCGCCACTGCGAGGACGCCGAACGCCATTGGCAGGCCGGCGCGCGCCGTTTCCACTGGCATGTGCTCGACGCTCCGCCGGTCGGCGGCTGGATCGAGGCCTCGGCCGGCGAGAGCGGCTTCGTGCACGACACGCTCGCCGCCCGCGTGGCGCCCCGTTCGCTGATCGCGGCCCTCGTCGCCCTGCTGCGGCGGTCAAAACATATGCGCATTCTGGAGCACGCAACGGTTGCCAATCTCGAGCCGGATCGCGGCATGGCTGAGATAGGCGGCGAAAGCATCGCTTTCCGTCACTGCATCCTGGCCGCCGGCCATCAGTCCTTTCCGTTGCTGCAGGGCCTGACGCCGGGGTTGAAACAGCCACTTGGCCAGCCGGTCAAGGGGCAGGCGGCGCTGTTGAAAGCCGATATCGACCCGGCGCTGCCGACGATCTTTCTCGACGGGCTCTATGTGGTGGCGCATGAGGGCGGTTATGCGGCGATCGGCAGCACCAGCGAGAACCGTTTCGACGATCCGACTTCGACGGATACCCAGCTCGACGCGCTGATCGCCGCGGCGCGGGAGATCGTGCCGGCGCTTCGCGACGCCGCCGTCGTCGAACGCTGGGCCGCGCTTCGCCCGAAGGCGATCGACCGCGACCCGATGATCGGCCGCCATCCCGATCACCCACGCCTGATCGCGCTGACCGGCGGTTTCAAGGTCAGCTTCGGCCTCGCCCACCGGCTGGCGGAAGCGGCAATCTGTATCGCGGGCGATAGAGACTGCGGATTTCTGCTGCCGGAAAGCTTCGCAATTTCAAGCCATATCGCAGCGGCTTCACGTTAA
- the puuE gene encoding allantoinase PuuE, protein MVSETYPRNLVGYGRQTPDPKWPEEARVAVQFVINYEEGGESSILDGDPASENLLSEIVGAAAWPGQRNLNMESIYEYGSRAGFWRLWRMFTDLKVQATVYGVTLAMARNPEAVAAMKEAGWEIASHGYRWLEYKDFPEDLERKHILEAVRLHTELTGERPYGMYQGKPSDNTLRLVQEEGGFLYSSDSYADDLPFWVKGVDGKPFLIIPYTLETNDMRFATPQGFNTGDQFFTYLKDAFDTLYEEGKAGSPKMMSVGLHCRLVGRPGRAAALKRFIEYVLKHDKVWIPRRIEIAEHWHKHHLPDAL, encoded by the coding sequence ATGGTATCCGAGACTTATCCGCGCAATCTCGTCGGCTACGGGCGTCAGACGCCCGATCCGAAATGGCCTGAAGAGGCACGCGTCGCCGTGCAGTTCGTCATCAATTACGAGGAGGGAGGCGAAAGCTCGATCCTCGATGGCGATCCGGCATCGGAAAATCTGCTGTCGGAGATCGTCGGCGCGGCCGCCTGGCCGGGGCAGCGCAATCTCAACATGGAATCGATCTATGAATATGGGTCGCGCGCCGGTTTCTGGCGGCTCTGGCGGATGTTCACCGATCTCAAGGTGCAGGCGACCGTCTACGGCGTGACGCTGGCGATGGCGCGCAACCCCGAGGCCGTGGCGGCGATGAAGGAAGCCGGCTGGGAGATCGCCAGCCACGGTTACCGCTGGCTGGAATATAAGGATTTTCCGGAAGACTTGGAGCGCAAGCATATCCTTGAAGCCGTGCGCCTACACACAGAACTCACCGGCGAGCGGCCCTACGGCATGTATCAGGGCAAGCCTTCCGACAATACGCTGCGGCTGGTGCAGGAGGAGGGCGGCTTCCTCTATTCCTCCGATTCCTATGCCGACGACCTGCCTTTCTGGGTGAAGGGCGTCGACGGGAAACCTTTCCTGATCATTCCCTACACGCTCGAAACCAACGACATGCGTTTTGCGACGCCGCAGGGCTTCAACACCGGCGACCAGTTCTTCACCTATCTCAAGGATGCCTTCGATACGCTCTATGAGGAAGGCAAGGCGGGCAGCCCCAAGATGATGTCGGTCGGCCTGCATTGCCGTCTCGTCGGGCGCCCGGGCAGGGCGGCGGCGCTGAAGCGCTTCATCGAATATGTGCTGAAGCACGACAAGGTCTGGATCCCGCGCCGCATCGAGATCGCCGAGCATTGGCACAAGCACCATCTGCCGGACGCGCTCTGA
- a CDS encoding DUF86 domain-containing protein: MKERRAIDYLNDMQKAASEALSFIGGMDEAAFAEDQLTFKAVAFCHFTIGAAASRLLVTHPEFATEHPGLPWTKICGTGNRILDDVFDLDPSDIWEATYRTLPELLREIDAVRNWHAQGE, translated from the coding sequence ATGAAGGAGAGGCGTGCCATCGACTATCTCAACGACATGCAAAAGGCGGCATCCGAAGCGCTGTCCTTCATCGGCGGAATGGATGAGGCGGCTTTCGCCGAGGATCAGCTCACTTTCAAGGCCGTTGCCTTCTGCCACTTCACCATCGGTGCCGCGGCATCCCGTCTGCTGGTGACGCATCCGGAATTTGCCACCGAGCATCCCGGCCTGCCGTGGACGAAGATCTGCGGCACGGGCAATCGCATCCTCGACGATGTCTTCGATCTCGATCCCTCGGACATCTGGGAGGCGACCTATCGGACGCTGCCGGAGCTTCTTCGCGAGATCGATGCCGTCCGCAACTGGCATGCCCAAGGTGAGTGA
- a CDS encoding flotillin family protein yields the protein MMYDIILPAAIAIVLIFGIGFVLASLYTRSSRDEAYVRTGLGGQKVVLDGGSVVLPIFHSIARVNLKTLRLEVRRGEGDALITKDRMRVDIGAEFYVRVKPDASSIALAAQTLGSRTNDAEALRILIEAKFVDGLRSVAATMNLDALQEQRMDFVKAVQEAVGADLQSNGLELESVSLTRLDQTDIKHFNANNFFDAQGLAALTRITEGRKKERNEIVRDTEVAIAQKDLEARQQSLTIERTKREAELSQERDIANKSAATRAETAQQEQAAKRAEEEARIASEQAIAEREASAKQARESANIDAARAVQQRETEAKRDLQIVAQESAIAVANKSREESEAKATAETARALAIAAEEKVGTAKAIEIAEREKQIAVIDARKKAETEATAVTVGAEAEKQAAIDQAEAIKTLANAEADAAIIKAKGILETGRAQAESEALLNEARNKLSQTIIEFEITRERIRIIPEALAEAVKPIEKISDIRIFDTGGMLGRGNGANGDSGIGLGEGLAGQLLSYQANKPILDRLLKEAGFEGDNAISSLLGNLDGAKPAKPVAAPVKPAIPAAPPTPPATSAAAPAKPIAPSAPKKD from the coding sequence ATGATGTATGACATTATTCTACCGGCCGCTATCGCGATCGTTCTGATCTTCGGCATCGGTTTTGTCCTCGCCTCTCTCTACACGCGCTCCAGCCGCGACGAGGCCTATGTGCGCACCGGTCTCGGCGGCCAGAAAGTCGTGCTCGACGGCGGTTCGGTTGTCCTGCCGATTTTCCACTCGATCGCCCGGGTCAACCTGAAGACGCTGCGGCTCGAGGTTCGCCGCGGCGAAGGCGATGCGCTGATCACCAAGGACCGCATGCGCGTCGATATCGGCGCCGAGTTCTATGTACGCGTCAAACCCGACGCCTCCTCGATCGCACTGGCCGCCCAGACACTCGGCAGCCGCACCAACGATGCCGAGGCGCTTCGTATCCTGATCGAAGCAAAATTCGTCGACGGCCTTCGCTCGGTGGCTGCGACGATGAATCTCGACGCGCTGCAGGAACAGCGCATGGACTTCGTCAAGGCCGTGCAGGAAGCCGTCGGCGCCGATCTCCAGTCGAACGGCCTCGAGCTCGAATCCGTGTCGCTGACGCGCCTCGACCAGACCGATATCAAGCACTTCAACGCCAACAACTTCTTCGATGCGCAAGGTCTTGCAGCATTGACCCGCATAACCGAGGGCCGCAAGAAGGAGCGAAACGAGATCGTTCGCGATACCGAAGTCGCCATCGCCCAGAAGGATCTCGAGGCCCGCCAGCAATCGCTGACCATCGAGCGGACCAAGCGCGAAGCCGAGCTCAGCCAGGAGCGCGACATCGCCAACAAATCCGCGGCGACACGCGCCGAAACCGCCCAGCAGGAGCAGGCGGCAAAACGTGCCGAGGAAGAAGCCCGCATCGCCTCCGAACAGGCGATTGCCGAACGCGAGGCATCCGCCAAGCAGGCCCGCGAAAGCGCCAACATTGATGCCGCCCGCGCTGTCCAGCAGCGCGAAACCGAAGCCAAGCGCGACCTTCAGATCGTCGCCCAGGAAAGCGCGATCGCCGTCGCCAACAAGAGCCGCGAGGAATCCGAGGCGAAGGCCACCGCCGAAACCGCCCGGGCGCTCGCGATCGCGGCAGAGGAAAAGGTCGGCACGGCCAAGGCGATCGAGATTGCCGAGCGCGAAAAGCAGATCGCCGTGATCGACGCCCGTAAGAAAGCCGAAACCGAAGCGACCGCCGTCACCGTCGGCGCCGAGGCCGAAAAACAGGCGGCGATCGATCAGGCCGAAGCCATCAAGACGCTGGCGAACGCCGAAGCCGATGCCGCGATCATCAAGGCCAAGGGTATCCTCGAAACCGGCCGGGCTCAAGCCGAAAGCGAGGCTTTGCTCAACGAAGCCCGCAACAAGCTGAGCCAGACCATCATCGAATTCGAAATCACCCGCGAGCGTATCCGCATCATTCCCGAGGCGCTTGCCGAGGCGGTCAAGCCGATCGAAAAGATCTCCGATATCCGGATCTTCGATACTGGCGGCATGCTCGGCCGCGGAAACGGCGCGAACGGCGACAGCGGCATCGGTCTCGGCGAAGGCTTGGCCGGCCAGCTCCTCTCCTATCAGGCCAACAAGCCGATCCTCGACAGATTGCTGAAGGAGGCCGGTTTCGAAGGCGACAACGCCATCTCATCCCTCCTTGGGAATCTCGATGGCGCAAAACCGGCAAAGCCGGTTGCGGCTCCGGTAAAGCCGGCAATACCGGCCGCGCCTCCAACACCGCCGGCAACATCGGCCGCAGCCCCGGCAAAGCCGATCGCCCCTTCGGCGCCGAAGAAGGATTGA
- the mnmD gene encoding tRNA (5-methylaminomethyl-2-thiouridine)(34)-methyltransferase MnmD — protein MTDVNPDQIGAGAPQPLEWRDGDMPYSTAFGDHFYCQTDGRLECGHVFLAGNGLPERWNGPQEFVIGELGFGTGLNFAETWRQWKLHRKRGQHLHFISFELHPMRGEEIGRALSHWPEIDAERQALTASWPETPADTVSLDLDEQTRLSVVCGAALEGVAAAKPGFDAWYLDGFAPSRNGDMWSEELMRLVCEKAAPGSTFATYAAAGFVRRNLIAAGFSVERRQGFAGKREMLCGIKASGK, from the coding sequence ATGACAGACGTGAACCCCGATCAGATTGGCGCGGGCGCGCCGCAGCCGCTCGAATGGCGCGACGGCGATATGCCTTATTCCACCGCCTTTGGCGATCATTTTTATTGCCAAACCGACGGCCGGCTGGAATGCGGCCACGTCTTTCTCGCCGGCAACGGCCTGCCGGAGCGCTGGAACGGGCCGCAGGAATTCGTCATCGGCGAACTCGGCTTCGGCACCGGCCTGAACTTCGCCGAGACCTGGCGGCAATGGAAACTGCACCGCAAGCGCGGCCAGCATCTGCATTTCATCTCCTTCGAACTCCATCCGATGCGGGGCGAAGAGATCGGCCGGGCGCTCTCGCACTGGCCGGAGATCGATGCCGAACGCCAGGCGCTGACGGCGTCCTGGCCGGAAACGCCTGCCGATACGGTCTCGCTCGACCTCGACGAGCAGACGAGGCTCAGCGTCGTCTGCGGCGCAGCACTCGAAGGCGTCGCGGCCGCAAAGCCCGGCTTCGACGCCTGGTATCTCGACGGCTTCGCCCCGTCGCGCAACGGCGACATGTGGTCGGAGGAACTGATGCGGCTGGTCTGTGAGAAAGCGGCACCCGGCAGCACCTTCGCCACCTATGCGGCCGCCGGTTTCGTGCGCCGAAATCTCATCGCCGCAGGTTTTTCCGTCGAGCGCCGCCAAGGCTTCGCCGGCAAACGCGAAATGCTTTGTGGCATCAAGGCATCCGGCAAATAA
- the uraH gene encoding hydroxyisourate hydrolase: protein MTGLTTHVLDTALGKPAERLRIDLFQLDGEIRRHLKTVETNADGRVDGGPILAGENFRAGTYELVFHAGDYLRGSGTPLPHPAFLDLVPIRFGIADITAHYHVPLLISPYGYSTYRGS from the coding sequence ATGACCGGACTGACCACACATGTTCTCGATACCGCCTTGGGCAAGCCAGCCGAGCGGCTCAGGATCGATCTTTTCCAGCTCGATGGCGAAATCCGCAGACATCTGAAGACGGTCGAGACCAATGCCGACGGCCGGGTCGACGGCGGCCCGATCCTTGCCGGCGAAAATTTTCGGGCCGGCACTTATGAACTGGTCTTCCACGCCGGTGATTATCTGAGGGGGAGCGGCACCCCGCTGCCGCATCCGGCCTTCCTCGATCTCGTGCCGATCCGTTTCGGCATCGCCGATATCACGGCGCACTACCATGTGCCGCTGCTGATCTCGCCCTACGGCTATTCCACCTATCGAGGCAGTTAA
- a CDS encoding CDP-alcohol phosphatidyltransferase family protein: MSVYQLKSRFQNILRPLVRSLAARGVTANQVTSVAAAVSVALGLFLSIVPLPQLFLLVPVWFLLRMGLNAIDGMLAREHGQKSILGAYLNEIGDVVSDIALYLPFALIDPNGLMPAMAVIFLSVLTEFAGILSQTVGASRRYDGPLGKSDRAVLFGALGVFVAVGGTFAAWTVWLWAVVALLLVWTTINRISAGIREARTAGR; this comes from the coding sequence ATGTCTGTTTATCAATTGAAGTCCCGGTTTCAGAATATTCTTCGCCCTCTGGTGCGCTCGCTGGCGGCGCGAGGCGTCACCGCCAATCAGGTGACATCGGTTGCTGCCGCCGTCTCTGTTGCACTTGGCCTTTTTCTCAGCATCGTTCCGCTTCCGCAGTTGTTTCTGCTGGTGCCTGTCTGGTTTCTCTTGCGCATGGGCCTCAATGCGATTGACGGCATGCTCGCGCGCGAACATGGGCAAAAGAGCATTCTGGGCGCCTATCTCAACGAGATCGGTGATGTCGTCTCGGATATCGCCCTGTATTTGCCATTTGCACTGATCGATCCGAACGGCCTGATGCCGGCCATGGCTGTCATTTTCCTCTCGGTGCTGACGGAATTTGCCGGCATTCTCAGTCAAACGGTCGGCGCCAGCCGGCGTTACGACGGACCGCTGGGCAAGAGCGACCGCGCGGTGCTTTTCGGCGCGCTTGGCGTCTTTGTCGCGGTTGGCGGTACATTTGCAGCATGGACTGTGTGGCTTTGGGCCGTGGTGGCTCTCCTTCTCGTTTGGACTACTATCAACCGTATCAGCGCCGGTATTCGCGAGGCGCGCACGGCGGGCCGATAG
- a CDS encoding PspA/IM30 family protein, translated as MVSTSKTPHPSLLRYMLAPDDHARQALDDTIAAYRRMIGILTELVDDKAGANLVVLHDLAYETVREQTGLPARLVTLGLRDFAANRGIIPEPLQLPLDDKLFAIKGPSDLTIATVHGRVAVPFDVAGYSRGWESIFPAYLVADHDRYEINIGVTPNSARMEENMTNEGILSRMGRLIAGIANAAIDKAEGVNKIAVIEQAIREIDAAAEEARTDLGKARAEEYRIQSRKDEIVEDMDALDAKIRLAVSSGRDDLAKAGVARQIDLESQIAALDKALADAREQLDEGQKALQAVLATRREADARLADFKRSIAKHPEEAAAGHNRPTPGAGAARAAAAVSRLTGVPSAEHTNSSELDELDRLHRERAIEARLARFKTDNR; from the coding sequence ATGGTATCCACGAGCAAGACACCGCATCCATCGCTGCTGCGCTACATGCTGGCGCCTGACGATCACGCCCGCCAGGCGCTTGATGACACTATTGCCGCCTATCGCAGGATGATCGGCATCCTGACCGAACTCGTCGATGACAAAGCGGGCGCCAATCTCGTCGTCCTGCATGATCTCGCCTATGAAACCGTACGCGAGCAGACGGGCCTGCCGGCGCGGCTGGTGACGCTCGGCCTTCGCGATTTCGCCGCCAATCGGGGCATCATCCCCGAGCCGCTGCAGCTGCCGCTCGACGATAAGCTCTTCGCCATCAAAGGCCCCTCGGACCTGACGATCGCCACGGTGCACGGACGCGTTGCCGTGCCCTTCGATGTCGCCGGCTACTCCAGGGGATGGGAGAGTATTTTTCCCGCATACCTTGTAGCGGACCATGATCGCTACGAGATTAACATCGGCGTCACGCCGAATTCCGCTCGGATGGAGGAAAACATGACGAACGAAGGCATTCTCTCACGAATGGGCCGTCTGATCGCCGGCATCGCCAATGCGGCGATCGACAAGGCGGAAGGCGTCAACAAGATCGCCGTCATCGAACAGGCGATCCGCGAGATCGATGCGGCCGCCGAAGAAGCCCGCACCGACCTCGGCAAGGCGCGCGCTGAGGAATACCGCATCCAGAGCCGCAAGGACGAAATCGTCGAAGACATGGACGCGCTCGACGCAAAGATCCGCCTTGCCGTCTCCTCCGGACGGGATGATCTCGCAAAGGCCGGCGTCGCCCGTCAGATCGATCTCGAATCCCAGATCGCAGCGCTCGACAAGGCGCTGGCCGATGCCCGGGAGCAGCTGGACGAAGGCCAGAAAGCCCTCCAGGCCGTTCTCGCCACCCGCCGCGAGGCCGACGCCCGCCTTGCCGATTTCAAGCGCAGCATCGCCAAGCATCCCGAAGAGGCCGCGGCCGGCCACAACAGACCGACGCCAGGCGCAGGTGCCGCCCGCGCCGCCGCAGCGGTCTCGCGGCTGACCGGCGTGCCATCAGCCGAGCATACGAATAGTTCCGAGTTGGACGAACTCGACCGGTTGCATCGCGAACGCGCGATCGAGGCGCGCCTCGCACGCTTCAAGACGGATAACCGGTAA
- the uraD gene encoding 2-oxo-4-hydroxy-4-carboxy-5-ureidoimidazoline decarboxylase — protein sequence MLSREDFVSRFGGVFEHSPFIAERAYDAGSVTEPLTASGVHAALTAVFRAASPEERLGVLRAHPDLAGRLAISGELTEDSRREQAGAGLDRLSPAEHARFTELNSAYVEKYGFPFIIAVKGLGKEDILEAFETRIGNGRDEEFATATAQVEKIALLRLTSMLPEAE from the coding sequence ATGCTATCGCGCGAGGATTTCGTTTCCCGCTTCGGCGGCGTCTTCGAACATTCGCCTTTCATCGCCGAGCGTGCCTATGACGCCGGCAGCGTGACCGAGCCGCTGACGGCATCAGGCGTGCATGCGGCGCTTACCGCGGTCTTCCGCGCGGCAAGCCCGGAGGAACGTCTCGGTGTGCTCCGCGCCCATCCCGACCTTGCCGGGCGCCTCGCCATATCCGGCGAACTTACCGAAGACAGCCGCAGGGAGCAGGCCGGCGCCGGTCTCGACCGCCTGAGCCCTGCCGAGCACGCCCGCTTTACCGAACTCAATTCGGCCTATGTCGAAAAATATGGCTTTCCCTTCATCATCGCCGTCAAAGGACTCGGCAAGGAGGATATTCTGGAAGCTTTCGAAACACGGATCGGCAATGGCCGGGACGAAGAATTTGCGACCGCGACTGCGCAGGTCGAAAAGATCGCGCTGCTGCGTCTGACCTCGATGCTGCCGGAGGCGGAATGA
- a CDS encoding OB-fold-containig protein, with product MALFFAPECAPFAIAAAVLAGLTAIEMLATVMGFSITELLGKPDFHGHDGIAGYLSWLNLGGVPLLILLMMTLGFFAIAGFAIQAVANTFWAPLPSVIAVIPALLITFPMVRASSRTVARIVPHDETYAVDLDTFVGRTAEVSLGPLDQGLPGRVRVKDQHGNWHVLRARAAKDQEPLGIGTQVLLVDRNADVFIAIPALVDPTGSDNQSFREQS from the coding sequence ATGGCACTTTTCTTCGCGCCCGAATGTGCTCCCTTTGCCATTGCCGCCGCCGTGCTCGCGGGCCTGACGGCGATCGAGATGCTGGCGACCGTCATGGGTTTTTCGATCACCGAGCTTCTCGGAAAACCGGATTTCCATGGCCATGACGGCATTGCCGGCTACCTCTCCTGGCTTAATCTCGGCGGCGTTCCCCTGCTCATTCTGCTGATGATGACGCTCGGCTTCTTTGCCATCGCAGGCTTTGCCATCCAGGCCGTCGCCAACACCTTCTGGGCGCCGCTGCCCTCCGTCATCGCCGTCATTCCAGCCCTTTTGATCACCTTCCCCATGGTCAGGGCATCGAGCAGAACCGTGGCGCGGATCGTGCCGCACGACGAGACCTATGCGGTCGATCTCGACACCTTCGTCGGCCGGACTGCGGAAGTTTCCCTCGGCCCGCTCGATCAGGGTTTGCCGGGACGCGTCCGTGTCAAGGACCAGCATGGAAACTGGCATGTGCTGAGAGCCAGAGCCGCCAAGGATCAGGAACCTCTCGGGATCGGCACGCAGGTTCTCCTCGTCGATCGCAACGCAGATGTATTTATCGCCATTCCCGCCCTGGTGGATCCCACCGGCTCGGACAATCAATCTTTCAGGGAGCAGTCATGA